The genomic region CGGCGCCCATCAGCTACTCCGCGGGCGACGCCGCACTGTCGCTCACACCCATCGGCACCCACGAGACCGGGATCTTCGACGAGTCCGCGGCCGAGATCGTCCAGGCCCACGGCGACCGCCTCTTCATCGTCAACGCGCAGGCCGGCGCGGTCACCGTGCTGGACTTCGCCGACCCCGCGAACCCGACCGAGCTGTTCTCCATCGCCTCGGCGGGCATCGCCAACTCCGTCGCCGTCCGCGCGGACGGCCTCGGCGTCGTCGCGTTCGAGGCGCCCGACAAGGTCTCGGCCGGACACGTCGTGTTCTTCGACGCGGATGCCGACGACGCGGCATCCGCCCACCTCGGCGAGGTCGCCATCGGGTCGCTGCCCGACATGGTCACCATCACCGACGACGGCAAGTACGCCGTCGTCGCCAACGAGGGCGAGCCCGCGGACGACTTCTCCAGCGACCCCGAGGGCACGGTCAGCGTCATCAAGCTGCACCCGACCAAGAAGCGCGCGTCGAACCAGGGCAACGTCCGCACCGCTGACTTCCACGAGTTCGAGGCGGGCGGCGAGAAGACGCTCCCCGCGGACGTCCGCGTCTTCGGGCCGCAGCCGGAGGCCGACAACCCGATCTCACGCAACCTCGAGCCGGAGTACATCACGACCGTCGGCACGACGGCGTACGTCACGCTGCAGGAGAACAACGCGATCGCCGTCGTCGACCTGAACTCGGCGAAGGTCGACGACATCTGGGCGCTCGGGTTCAAAGACTACGGCGCCGCGGGCAGCGGGATCGACGCCTCCGACCGCGACGACGCCATCGACATCCGGACCCGGCCGGGTGTCGTCGGGATGTATCAGCCCGACGCGATCGACTCGTACACGGCCGCCGGGCAGACCTACCTCGTCACGGCGAACGAGGGCGACGCCCGCGAATGGGGCGACTACGAGGAGCCGGTGCGAGCGAAGGACCTCGACGATGACGGCTACGGCCCCGTGTGCGACGGTCCGCTCGCCGGCCTGCTCGAGAACGAGGACCTGGGACGCCTCGAGGTGACGCGCGAGAACGGCTTCAACGGCGAGTGCTATGACACGCTGTACTCGTTCGGGGCCCGCTCGTTCTCGATCTGGACGACCGACGGCACGCAGGTGTTCGACTCGGGCGACGACTTCGAGCAGTACACCGCGCTCGCGGCGCCCGCGGCGTTCAACTCCAGCAACGACGACAACGACGACTTCGACGCGCGCAGCGACGCCAAGGGTCCCGAGCCCGAGGGCATCGCGATCGGCGAGGTCGACGGTCGCACCTACGCCTTCATCGGTCTCGAGCGCGTCGGCGGCGTCATGGTCTACGACATCACCGAGCCGGCGTCGGCCGCGTTCGTGACGTACGTGAACAACCGCGACTTCTCGGTCGACGCCGAGTCGTCCGAGGCCGGCGACCTCGGCCCCGAGGGGCTGGCCTTCATCCCGGCGAGCGCCTCGCCGACGGGTGACCCGCTGCTCGCCGTGGGCAACGAGGTCTCGGGCACGACGACCCTGTTCGCGATCGCCGCGACCGACTGAAGCGACAGAGCCGGACGGGCCCCGCAGGCGACGAGCCGCGGGGCCCGTCCTCTCGGTCCGTCGGGACGTGTCAGATCAGGCCCTGGCGTGCGGCCTGGATCCCCGCCTGGAAGCGCGACTGTGCGCCCAGCCGGTCGCACAGCTCCCGGATCCGTCGCTGGAGCGTGCGCGGGCTCAGCCCCACTTCACGTGCGATGGCCGCATCGGTCAGTCCTGACGCCATCAGCCCGAGGATGGCCTGATCGGCATCCTCGTCTCCGACCGCTTCCTCTGCGCGGAAGGGGATCGAGCGGTCCCACGTGGCCTCGAACAGCGCCACCAGCATGTCGAGCATGGCGCCCCGATGCACGACATGCAGCTGATGGGTCAGCAGGGCCCCGGCCGTCGACGGCAGCACCGCGTAGGTGCGGTCGACGATGAGCAGGCGTCCCGGAACCTCGGGCGTGACCCGCGCCTCCTCACCCGCGGCGATTCCCACGAGCAGGTCGTCCAGCCGCCCCGGCTGGTCCACGGCGCTGTTCTCGTAGAGCACCCGATGCCGCACTCCGCGGCCGAGGAGCTCGAGCTCGAGCGGATTCGGCTCGGCCGGGGAACTCGAGTACGGCGGCCGCTCCATCGCCATCACCTCGCGGCGCGCGCCCCGGTAGATCTGCTCGAGTCGTCGCCTGGCCGCCTCGGGATCCACCACCGTCTCGAGCGACGCGTCGATCACGCCCTCACCCTGCCGCCGCCGGTATCGCGTCGTCAGGT from Microbacter sp. GSS18 harbors:
- a CDS encoding helix-turn-helix domain-containing protein — encoded protein: MSTLDRFGLDAEEQAVYLALLEAGRADATALSASAGISGVEAVLARFEERGMVARSADAYVLVDPAFALSDIVTAHERDLHHARLALDDLTTRYRRRQGEGVIDASLETVVDPEAARRRLEQIYRGARREVMAMERPPYSSSPAEPNPLELELLGRGVRHRVLYENSAVDQPGRLDDLLVGIAAGEEARVTPEVPGRLLIVDRTYAVLPSTAGALLTHQLHVVHRGAMLDMLVALFEATWDRSIPFRAEEAVGDEDADQAILGLMASGLTDAAIAREVGLSPRTLQRRIRELCDRLGAQSRFQAGIQAARQGLI
- a CDS encoding choice-of-anchor I family protein, which encodes MPSSLHRRTVTAGAAAVAACTLALTPLAANAAIVAAPISYSAGDAALSLTPIGTHETGIFDESAAEIVQAHGDRLFIVNAQAGAVTVLDFADPANPTELFSIASAGIANSVAVRADGLGVVAFEAPDKVSAGHVVFFDADADDAASAHLGEVAIGSLPDMVTITDDGKYAVVANEGEPADDFSSDPEGTVSVIKLHPTKKRASNQGNVRTADFHEFEAGGEKTLPADVRVFGPQPEADNPISRNLEPEYITTVGTTAYVTLQENNAIAVVDLNSAKVDDIWALGFKDYGAAGSGIDASDRDDAIDIRTRPGVVGMYQPDAIDSYTAAGQTYLVTANEGDAREWGDYEEPVRAKDLDDDGYGPVCDGPLAGLLENEDLGRLEVTRENGFNGECYDTLYSFGARSFSIWTTDGTQVFDSGDDFEQYTALAAPAAFNSSNDDNDDFDARSDAKGPEPEGIAIGEVDGRTYAFIGLERVGGVMVYDITEPASAAFVTYVNNRDFSVDAESSEAGDLGPEGLAFIPASASPTGDPLLAVGNEVSGTTTLFAIAATD